The proteins below are encoded in one region of Tachypleus tridentatus isolate NWPU-2018 chromosome 4, ASM421037v1, whole genome shotgun sequence:
- the LOC143249843 gene encoding FMRFamide-activated amiloride-sensitive sodium channel-like, whose amino-acid sequence MIFFSSMTHVTYKQFPKIQDIELFSYIGGYLGIWLGVSLLNCLDILDGLLVRLKKYKNKEVKTTEQQYSDKVSCVAVHSVSENY is encoded by the exons ATGATTTTTTTCAGCTCCATGACACACGTGACATATAAACAGTTTCCAAAGATTCAG GACATCGAACTGTTCAGTTATATTGGAGGATATCTAGGAATATGGTTAGGAGTCTCTCTTCTGAACTGTCTTGATATATTGGATGGCTTACTGGTACGCTtgaagaagtacaaaaacaaggaagTGAAAACTACTGAACAACAATATTCTGATAAAGTATCTTGTGTAGCGGTTCACTCAGTTAGTGAAAACTACTGA